In Leptolyngbya sp. SIO1E4, one DNA window encodes the following:
- a CDS encoding deoxyribodipyrimidine photo-lyase, with protein MADRILFWHRRDLRIHDNLGLAAARSRSPRITGVFCLDPKILQRDDVAPARVTYMIGCLAALQRRYAEVGGELLILQGTPSQAIPTLAEAIEAIAVYWNRDVEPYARDRDTAVAAALKERGIEIKTTFWDQLLHAPGEVMTGSQKPYTVYTPFWKNWRQQTKAEPQPTLENIERLPPALQQATVAAGAIALPTAKDLGFLWDAPLPLAAGEAAAEQQLMQFCDDDHSVAEYDEQRNFPAVEGTSRLSAALKFGAIGIRTVWAAATAAYDRCRSDETRKNVQTWQQELAWREFYQHVMYFFPALADGPYRDAWKDFPWVNDEAQFQAWCEGRTGYPIVDAAMRQLNETGWMHNRCRMIVASFLTKDLIIDWRWGEKYFMQTLVDGDLSANNGGWQWSASSGMDPKPLRIFNPASQAQKFDPEAEYIRQWVPEIRSLDTTALVTGKILPEDCDLTGYVHPIVSHKQQQTIFKEKYRVQKAVRAT; from the coding sequence GTGGCAGATCGCATTCTGTTCTGGCATCGGCGAGATCTGAGAATCCATGACAATTTAGGACTGGCCGCTGCGCGATCGCGCTCCCCTAGAATCACTGGTGTTTTCTGTTTAGATCCCAAGATTTTGCAACGGGATGATGTCGCCCCTGCTCGGGTGACGTACATGATCGGCTGCTTGGCTGCGCTACAGCGACGCTACGCTGAAGTCGGTGGCGAGCTGTTGATTTTGCAGGGTACCCCGTCCCAGGCAATCCCGACCCTTGCTGAAGCCATTGAGGCGATCGCCGTTTACTGGAATCGCGATGTTGAGCCCTATGCCCGCGATCGCGATACGGCGGTCGCTGCTGCCTTAAAAGAACGTGGCATTGAGATCAAGACTACGTTTTGGGATCAGCTGCTGCACGCCCCAGGAGAGGTGATGACGGGCAGCCAGAAACCTTACACGGTTTACACTCCCTTTTGGAAAAATTGGCGGCAGCAGACCAAGGCTGAACCACAGCCCACCCTGGAAAATATCGAGCGCCTGCCCCCAGCGTTGCAACAAGCAACTGTGGCTGCAGGGGCGATCGCCCTGCCTACGGCAAAAGACCTCGGGTTTCTTTGGGACGCGCCTTTACCGTTAGCAGCCGGAGAAGCGGCGGCGGAGCAGCAGCTGATGCAGTTTTGCGACGATGACCATTCCGTTGCCGAGTATGACGAACAGCGTAACTTTCCTGCAGTGGAAGGCACGTCTCGCCTCAGTGCAGCGCTGAAATTTGGCGCGATCGGCATTCGCACAGTCTGGGCCGCTGCCACAGCAGCGTACGATCGCTGCCGCAGTGATGAAACTCGCAAGAACGTTCAAACCTGGCAGCAGGAGCTGGCCTGGCGCGAGTTTTATCAGCACGTGATGTACTTTTTTCCAGCGCTAGCAGACGGGCCTTACCGTGATGCCTGGAAAGACTTTCCCTGGGTCAATGACGAGGCGCAGTTTCAAGCCTGGTGTGAGGGGCGTACCGGTTACCCCATCGTAGATGCAGCCATGCGACAGCTGAATGAAACTGGGTGGATGCACAATCGCTGTCGCATGATTGTTGCTAGCTTCCTCACCAAAGATCTGATTATTGATTGGCGTTGGGGCGAAAAATACTTTATGCAAACCCTGGTGGATGGTGATCTTTCTGCCAACAATGGTGGCTGGCAGTGGAGTGCCTCTAGTGGAATGGATCCTAAACCTCTGCGGATTTTTAATCCGGCCAGTCAGGCCCAAAAGTTTGATCCTGAAGCTGAATATATCCGGCAATGGGTGCCTGAAATCCGCTCACTAGACACTACCGCACTCGTGACGGGCAAGATTTTACCGGAGGATTGCGATCTCACGGGCTATGTTCACCCCATTGTGAGTCACAAGCAGCAGCAAACAATTTTCAAGGAAAAATACAGGGTGCAAAAGGCAGTCAGAGCAACGTGA
- a CDS encoding DUF4278 domain-containing protein, whose translation MQLSYRGHHYEANLPSLEEQSMEEIGVYRGARLKRKTFRVSPRHHGKVELTYRGVKYSHDI comes from the coding sequence ATGCAACTTTCGTATCGGGGTCATCACTACGAAGCGAATCTGCCTTCCTTAGAAGAACAAAGCATGGAAGAGATTGGTGTTTATCGAGGGGCAAGGCTGAAGCGGAAAACCTTCCGAGTTTCTCCTCGCCACCACGGTAAAGTAGAGCTTACCTATCGTGGCGTCAAATATTCTCATGACATCTAA
- a CDS encoding response regulator, with translation MPAAPFPSNESDRIAELLRYDILDTAAEDSFDGLTKIASYICQVPVSLISLVDTHRQWFKSKVGLDVSETPRELAFCGYTILGDEPCIINDATTDKRVKDNQLVLDNPNIRFYAGCPLVSPRGFRLGSFCVIDFIPRDLSPSQLDCLKTLAKQAVLLLEERINKRKIAEYTRSLETAKQQAEQANQAKSLFLATISHEIRTPLNGVVGMLQLLSESDLETQQLDFINTAKASASTLLSIISDVLDFSKIESGKTELTPQAVNLGSVLEDIRLILSPKATEKQLNLNYDYDAKIPEFLMVDADRLRQILLNLCGNAIKFTPPQGTVTVTIRLVDSTPEVASVEVRVADTGVGIPTAQQQSILEPFTQVSSDRGARQEGTGLGLTITNRLLRLMDAQLSISSAPHEGACFSFVLHCPISGCVPKPLASLSSPPQPLRILVAEDHPVNQKVITAVLQRRGHDVRVVSNGLDAVQQYQAETFDLILLDLQMPIMGGEEAAQQIRKLANGLGHTIPIVALTAHVFTEFKERAMNHMDGYLSKPLCLEELDKVIAAAAIKKQPA, from the coding sequence ATGCCTGCCGCGCCTTTTCCGTCTAACGAGAGCGATCGCATTGCTGAATTACTTCGTTACGACATTCTTGACACTGCTGCTGAAGACTCTTTTGACGGCCTTACAAAAATAGCTTCTTACATCTGCCAGGTGCCAGTTAGTTTGATTAGTTTAGTCGATACCCACAGACAATGGTTCAAATCCAAAGTTGGGCTTGATGTATCTGAGACTCCAAGGGAGTTAGCATTTTGTGGATATACAATCCTTGGAGATGAACCCTGCATTATTAATGATGCCACGACCGATAAGCGTGTAAAAGATAATCAGCTAGTCCTGGATAATCCCAACATTCGATTCTATGCAGGCTGTCCTCTGGTATCTCCCAGAGGATTTCGGTTAGGGTCTTTTTGTGTAATTGATTTTATTCCTCGAGATCTTTCTCCTTCACAACTAGATTGCCTTAAAACGCTAGCAAAACAAGCTGTTCTATTATTAGAAGAACGGATAAATAAAAGGAAAATTGCAGAATATACTCGCTCGCTAGAAACAGCTAAACAGCAGGCTGAACAAGCAAACCAGGCAAAATCGCTGTTTCTTGCAACCATCAGCCACGAAATTAGAACACCATTAAATGGGGTAGTTGGCATGCTGCAGCTACTGTCTGAAAGTGATTTAGAAACTCAGCAGTTAGACTTCATCAATACAGCTAAAGCCTCGGCTTCAACACTTCTATCTATTATTAGCGATGTTTTAGACTTTTCTAAGATTGAATCTGGCAAAACAGAATTAACCCCTCAAGCAGTCAATTTGGGTTCCGTTCTAGAGGATATCAGGCTTATCCTGAGTCCTAAAGCAACTGAGAAACAGCTAAATTTAAACTATGACTACGATGCCAAAATCCCAGAGTTTTTGATGGTTGATGCAGATAGGCTGCGCCAAATCCTTTTAAATCTCTGCGGCAATGCGATTAAGTTCACTCCTCCTCAAGGAACTGTAACAGTGACAATTCGTTTGGTTGATTCCACTCCAGAAGTAGCCAGTGTTGAAGTGCGGGTTGCAGATACCGGGGTCGGTATTCCGACCGCACAACAGCAGAGTATTCTGGAGCCGTTTACTCAAGTCTCCTCTGATCGCGGCGCTAGACAGGAAGGCACAGGGCTAGGATTAACAATTACTAACCGCCTACTCAGATTAATGGATGCCCAATTATCCATCAGCAGCGCTCCCCATGAAGGGGCTTGCTTTTCCTTTGTTTTGCACTGTCCAATTTCAGGCTGTGTGCCAAAGCCATTAGCTTCCCTGTCATCCCCACCACAACCGTTACGCATTCTCGTGGCTGAGGATCACCCTGTGAACCAGAAAGTCATCACCGCCGTCCTACAACGGAGAGGGCATGATGTCAGAGTTGTAAGCAATGGGCTTGATGCTGTTCAACAATATCAAGCAGAGACCTTTGATCTGATCCTGTTAGATTTACAAATGCCGATCATGGGTGGCGAAGAAGCGGCCCAGCAGATTCGGAAATTGGCCAATGGGTTGGGGCATACCATCCCAATTGTGGCCCTCACAGCCCACGTATTCACTGAATTCAAAGAACGGGCGATGAATCACATGGATGGGTATCTGAGTAAGCCCCTCTGTCTTGAGGAACTTGATAAGGTGATTGCCGCTGCCGCCATCAAGAAACAGCCTGCTTAG
- a CDS encoding YvcK family protein — translation MFFNSLNKSISQLVRRLRHETLWLTPTPPRPINRFVKWLAPGLLVKRWLFLSVGGVLLVGFGLMTWLKLTPVFYTVQFAGATLRFITDLIPSYVSGPLAVLMGLLFILWGQTRTLGAITEVLLPGSETELVDVLINQRRLSRGPKIVVLGGGTGLSNLLRGLKQFSYNITAIVTVADDGGSSGRLRREIGMLPPGDIRNCLTALADEEKLLTELFQYRFKAGSGLIGHSFGNLFLTAINEITGDLEQAIAASSKVLAVRGQVLPSTLNDVKLWAELSDGRHIEGESNITKAGGRILSIGCTPSRPQALPKAIKAIQEADFIIIGPGSLYTSLIPNLLVPEIVEAIAQHKVPRIYVCNVMTEPGESQGYAVSDHIRAIDQACGLPLFDAVLVQRRSPSQVARERYAKVGAEPVLLDRETVIASGRRIILANVMDEQPNGSVRHHPQRLARVLMRWYSRTQGLW, via the coding sequence ATGTTTTTTAACAGCTTGAACAAATCTATCTCCCAGTTGGTGCGTCGCCTGCGTCACGAAACGCTGTGGCTAACTCCGACGCCCCCTCGTCCTATTAATCGCTTTGTGAAGTGGTTAGCCCCTGGGTTGTTGGTCAAACGTTGGCTGTTTCTGAGTGTCGGGGGAGTTCTGTTGGTTGGGTTTGGCTTAATGACCTGGCTAAAGCTGACCCCGGTTTTCTATACCGTTCAATTTGCGGGTGCCACTTTAAGGTTTATCACCGATTTGATTCCTAGCTACGTGAGTGGGCCACTGGCGGTCTTAATGGGGCTGTTGTTTATTCTTTGGGGGCAAACTCGAACCCTGGGGGCCATTACAGAAGTGTTGCTCCCTGGTAGTGAAACTGAGTTGGTAGACGTCCTGATAAACCAGCGAAGGCTATCTCGAGGTCCCAAGATTGTGGTGCTTGGGGGCGGGACAGGGCTCTCCAATTTGCTACGCGGGCTCAAACAATTTAGCTACAACATTACGGCAATCGTAACGGTTGCCGATGATGGCGGCTCATCTGGACGATTGCGACGGGAAATTGGCATGTTGCCGCCGGGAGACATTCGCAACTGCCTGACGGCATTAGCCGATGAGGAAAAGTTACTCACAGAACTCTTTCAGTATCGCTTCAAGGCAGGGAGTGGACTAATTGGGCATAGTTTTGGCAATTTGTTTTTAACCGCAATTAATGAAATCACGGGGGATTTAGAGCAGGCGATCGCAGCAAGTTCTAAGGTACTAGCCGTGAGAGGGCAAGTGCTGCCCTCTACCTTAAATGACGTCAAACTCTGGGCAGAACTCAGTGACGGTCGACACATTGAAGGGGAATCAAATATCACTAAGGCGGGGGGACGCATTCTCTCCATTGGGTGCACTCCCAGCCGCCCTCAAGCATTACCTAAAGCCATTAAAGCCATACAAGAGGCCGACTTTATCATCATTGGCCCTGGCAGCCTCTACACCAGCCTTATTCCAAACTTACTGGTGCCTGAAATCGTAGAGGCGATCGCCCAGCACAAGGTCCCCCGCATTTATGTGTGTAATGTCATGACAGAACCGGGAGAATCACAGGGTTACGCAGTGTCTGACCATATCCGAGCTATCGATCAGGCTTGCGGTCTGCCGCTATTTGATGCGGTGTTAGTGCAGCGACGTTCCCCTTCCCAAGTTGCCCGAGAGCGATATGCCAAAGTAGGAGCGGAGCCGGTATTGCTTGATCGAGAGACGGTTATTGCATCTGGCCGCCGGATCATTCTTGCCAACGTGATGGATGAGCAACCTAATGGCTCTGTTCGGCATCATCCTCAAAGATTGGCTCGGGTATTAATGCGTTGGTACTCTCGCACTCAAGGGCTCTGGTAA
- a CDS encoding ABC transporter ATP-binding protein, producing MTDILLNSSSDALASDCDESDEPLLELRGITKAFGNTRVLDNLDLTMYRGESIAIIGPSGTGKSTILRIIAGLLSADSGDIYVAGQRRTGLIEDSKDPVGIGMVFQQAALFDSLTVEENVGFLLYQHSQLSGAEIRGLVEEVLEMVGLPGISHRYPAELSGGMRKRVSFARAIVSNPQNPTDRPALLLYDEPTAGLDPIASTVIENLIRDIQRSRGCSSYIIVTHQDSTIRRTADRVIFLHRGKIQWNDSIQAIDQTDNPFMRQFLSGNVEGPIQLVN from the coding sequence ATGACCGACATCCTATTGAATTCATCGTCAGATGCCCTGGCTTCGGATTGTGATGAGAGTGATGAACCCCTGTTAGAGCTGCGCGGTATTACAAAGGCTTTTGGCAATACTCGTGTGCTAGATAACCTTGATCTCACCATGTACCGAGGAGAGTCTATCGCAATCATTGGCCCTTCTGGCACTGGCAAGTCTACTATTTTACGAATTATTGCAGGATTGCTGTCTGCAGACTCAGGAGACATTTATGTGGCTGGGCAGCGACGAACTGGGCTCATTGAGGATTCTAAAGATCCGGTCGGTATCGGCATGGTGTTTCAACAAGCCGCGCTCTTTGACTCCCTGACCGTGGAAGAAAACGTTGGTTTTTTGCTGTATCAACACTCTCAGTTGTCTGGGGCTGAGATTCGTGGCTTGGTGGAAGAGGTCTTAGAAATGGTGGGGCTGCCGGGAATTAGCCATCGCTATCCGGCCGAACTGTCAGGGGGGATGCGGAAGCGAGTGAGCTTTGCACGGGCAATTGTATCTAATCCCCAAAACCCGACAGATCGCCCTGCCCTGCTACTCTATGACGAGCCCACGGCTGGCCTAGATCCAATCGCCTCTACCGTTATCGAAAACTTAATCCGTGATATTCAGCGCAGTCGGGGGTGCAGTTCTTATATTATCGTTACCCATCAAGACAGTACGATTCGTCGCACAGCGGATCGAGTGATATTCTTGCACCGGGGCAAAATTCAGTGGAATGACAGCATCCAAGCGATTGATCAGACTGATAATCCTTTCATGCGTCAATTCTTAAGTGGAAATGTCGAAGGGCCTATTCAATTGGTCAACTGA
- a CDS encoding MCE family protein — protein MRARAIREGSVGLLILIGVGLFGGLVLWLRGLNPGSRNYTVAVDFENTLGMQVGTAVRYRGVPVGRVIEIQPRSNQVEVLVEITQADLRIPRAVTIEANQSGFIGETTIDMTPGAQLTESEQAINPTASECDSGPIICEGDHLEGRVGVSYESLLRSSETLANTLADPELVGNLKNTLENAAGFTQEATGLIDELVTLTLTAQEEISPLSASVQQATESTAAAAQEIQLTAADARSLLEANRFNLTNTLDNITRGSDRLVDITNILATELEDGQFLDNLELLSANAAEASASLRNISADLSAITGSVNQPENLLLIQQTLESARDVFQSAQKILSDVDELTGDPAIRNNIRDLINGLSDLVSSTQLLEQQIELAGALAPLSTLSTPLTIPVPARPAQPPTGVDYQKLQAQLESLAAQQP, from the coding sequence ATGCGGGCGCGAGCAATTCGAGAAGGCTCAGTAGGGCTATTGATTTTGATTGGGGTTGGGCTGTTTGGAGGGCTCGTGCTCTGGTTACGAGGCTTAAACCCCGGCAGCCGTAACTACACCGTTGCAGTTGATTTTGAGAATACCCTGGGCATGCAAGTGGGCACTGCGGTGCGGTACCGAGGGGTGCCGGTTGGACGCGTGATCGAGATCCAGCCCAGAAGTAATCAAGTTGAAGTGCTGGTAGAAATTACCCAGGCCGATCTGCGCATTCCCCGAGCGGTGACCATTGAGGCTAACCAATCTGGCTTTATTGGCGAAACCACCATTGATATGACCCCTGGGGCACAACTCACCGAGAGTGAGCAGGCCATCAACCCCACGGCCAGCGAGTGTGACTCCGGTCCTATTATTTGCGAAGGTGATCATTTAGAGGGGCGTGTAGGTGTCAGCTACGAATCCTTGTTGCGATCCTCAGAAACCTTAGCCAATACCCTGGCAGATCCGGAGTTAGTTGGCAATCTTAAAAACACCCTCGAAAATGCGGCTGGTTTTACCCAAGAGGCGACGGGTTTGATTGATGAGTTGGTGACTCTCACCCTCACTGCCCAAGAAGAAATCAGCCCGCTGAGTGCCTCTGTTCAGCAGGCGACAGAAAGTACTGCCGCCGCTGCCCAAGAGATTCAGCTCACCGCTGCCGATGCTAGGAGTCTGCTAGAAGCCAACCGCTTTAACCTCACCAACACCCTAGACAACATTACTCGGGGGAGCGATCGCCTGGTTGACATCACAAATATCCTCGCGACTGAATTGGAAGATGGCCAGTTTTTAGACAATTTAGAATTGCTGTCGGCGAATGCGGCTGAGGCATCCGCTAGCCTACGGAACATTTCTGCAGATTTGAGCGCGATTACAGGATCAGTCAATCAACCCGAGAATCTTTTACTGATTCAACAAACATTAGAATCCGCCAGGGATGTCTTTCAAAGCGCCCAAAAGATTTTGTCTGACGTCGATGAATTAACCGGCGACCCTGCCATTCGCAACAACATTCGTGACCTCATCAACGGGCTCAGTGATTTGGTCTCAAGTACGCAACTGCTAGAACAACAAATCGAGCTTGCCGGAGCACTTGCCCCTCTCAGCACCCTATCAACCCCGTTGACCATCCCAGTCCCTGCTCGCCCCGCTCAACCGCCGACAGGCGTTGACTATCAAAAGCTACAGGCTCAGCTTGAGTCGTTAGCTGCGCAGCAGCCCTGA
- a CDS encoding winged helix-turn-helix transcriptional regulator produces the protein MTITPQGVVSSEVVKDDCEDDCMLAKLSPAALQLVAEFFKVLSESSRLQIVCSLRSGPRNVSQIIEATGLGQANVSKHLKILAQAGVVTREQQGVCVFYQIMNPFVFDLCELVCNSLAIQIQQQAEQQEALNAFRKTLT, from the coding sequence ATGACGATTACTCCACAAGGTGTTGTATCGAGTGAAGTTGTTAAAGATGACTGTGAAGACGACTGCATGTTAGCAAAACTATCCCCGGCTGCGCTGCAGCTAGTCGCAGAGTTTTTTAAGGTCCTGTCTGAATCAAGTCGCTTACAGATTGTGTGCTCGCTGCGTAGCGGCCCTAGAAATGTTTCCCAAATAATTGAAGCAACAGGGCTAGGGCAAGCAAACGTCTCTAAGCATCTGAAAATTTTGGCTCAGGCTGGGGTTGTTACCCGTGAGCAGCAGGGTGTGTGCGTGTTCTACCAGATTATGAATCCCTTCGTTTTTGACCTTTGTGAATTGGTCTGCAATTCTCTGGCCATTCAGATTCAACAACAGGCAGAACAGCAAGAAGCCCTGAATGCCTTTCGCAAGACCTTGACTTAG
- a CDS encoding carbohydrate ABC transporter permease has translation MKAAHPTALRQWLQHVWIAKRVGTYLLLVAIALIMLLPLIWLVSTAFKSAEENIFEFPPQFLPAAPTLQNFVTVWQQNPFGQYFLNSIIVAVLTVSLNLLFCSLAAYPLARLRFFGRKPLFALIVATILIPFQIVMIPLYVLAVQLGLRNTYLGLIFPFIASAFGIFLMRQAFLGVPKELEEAARIDGCSELGIWWNVMIASTRPALVTLAIFVFIGSWSDFLWPLILLDRPEYYTLPLGVARLAGSFSLDWRLIAAGSVISILPVLIFFVVMQQYVVPTESGSGLKG, from the coding sequence ATGAAAGCCGCTCACCCGACTGCCCTGAGGCAATGGCTTCAGCACGTGTGGATAGCCAAGCGAGTTGGGACTTATCTGCTGCTGGTAGCGATCGCCTTGATCATGCTGCTACCGCTGATTTGGTTGGTGAGCACGGCATTCAAATCAGCCGAGGAAAACATCTTTGAATTTCCACCACAGTTTTTACCTGCAGCCCCAACCTTGCAAAACTTTGTCACGGTTTGGCAACAAAATCCGTTTGGCCAGTATTTCCTCAACAGCATCATTGTGGCTGTACTGACCGTTAGCTTAAACCTTTTGTTTTGTTCGTTGGCTGCTTACCCATTGGCGAGGCTCCGCTTTTTCGGTCGAAAACCCCTTTTTGCGCTAATAGTGGCGACTATTCTGATTCCCTTTCAGATCGTGATGATTCCACTCTATGTATTAGCAGTGCAGTTAGGGTTACGGAATACTTACTTGGGGCTTATTTTTCCATTCATTGCCTCTGCCTTCGGTATTTTTTTGATGCGACAAGCTTTTCTCGGGGTTCCCAAAGAGCTTGAAGAGGCTGCTCGCATTGATGGCTGTTCCGAATTGGGTATTTGGTGGAATGTAATGATTGCTTCGACTCGGCCTGCGTTGGTTACGCTTGCAATCTTCGTATTTATTGGATCTTGGAGCGATTTTCTTTGGCCCTTGATTTTGCTAGATCGCCCCGAATACTACACGCTACCGCTAGGGGTAGCAAGATTAGCAGGGAGTTTTTCCCTGGATTGGCGCTTAATTGCTGCGGGATCTGTGATCTCCATTTTGCCAGTGCTTATTTTCTTTGTTGTGATGCAGCAATATGTCGTGCCAACAGAGTCAGGAAGTGGACTCAAAGGTTAG
- a CDS encoding Tab2/Atab2 family RNA-binding protein → MGTVWELDFYSRPILDERNKKLWEVLISEGAQTVDTDPEALFRYGKFLSNTEVNSIQLKEAIQEAIAQAPNPPSRIRFFRFSMQNMITRACEELGIAAQPSRRTLALKQWMDYRKQEVYPQEPGYTDKPSPSVGAPPPAPLPLPDALIGQQWALVNLAAKDLMDMPEWPIDFGEAFPLNLAGIEEDAIIPGLVIFSPRALAMAGWMSGLEMSELRVEASKPPRLILETGTADSWIIASLNNPQLQKEVEAFEAAKAKATQVHFLAVQSDPNAESFAGFWLMQGIQLG, encoded by the coding sequence ATGGGAACCGTTTGGGAACTAGATTTCTACTCACGTCCGATTTTAGACGAGCGTAATAAAAAGCTTTGGGAAGTGTTGATCAGTGAAGGTGCACAAACTGTGGACACCGATCCTGAGGCCCTTTTCCGCTACGGCAAATTTCTCTCCAATACAGAAGTCAACTCGATTCAGCTTAAAGAAGCCATCCAAGAGGCGATCGCCCAGGCACCTAATCCCCCCAGCCGTATTCGCTTTTTCCGCTTCTCAATGCAGAATATGATTACCCGCGCTTGCGAAGAATTAGGCATTGCGGCTCAACCCAGTCGTCGCACGCTTGCGCTCAAGCAGTGGATGGACTATCGCAAGCAGGAAGTGTATCCTCAGGAACCCGGATACACGGATAAACCCTCTCCTAGTGTCGGTGCCCCGCCTCCGGCTCCTCTCCCATTACCAGATGCGCTGATTGGGCAACAGTGGGCCCTAGTCAACCTGGCTGCGAAGGATCTGATGGACATGCCTGAATGGCCAATCGATTTTGGCGAGGCCTTTCCCCTAAATTTAGCGGGCATTGAGGAAGACGCGATCATTCCAGGGCTAGTTATTTTTTCGCCTAGGGCTCTGGCGATGGCCGGTTGGATGTCAGGGTTGGAAATGAGTGAACTTCGGGTTGAGGCAAGCAAGCCTCCTCGCCTAATTTTAGAAACTGGAACGGCAGATAGTTGGATCATCGCTTCCTTAAATAATCCTCAACTCCAAAAGGAAGTGGAAGCCTTTGAAGCAGCAAAAGCGAAGGCAACTCAGGTTCATTTTTTGGCCGTTCAGTCTGATCCTAACGCCGAGTCCTTTGCAGGATTTTGGTTAATGCAAGGGATTCAATTGGGGTAA
- a CDS encoding S1 RNA-binding domain-containing protein — protein sequence MTFSTEDFARALADHDYTFQTGSTVRGTVIGHGSEGAFIEIGGKSDAFLPLKEAALGRIENLEERLPLGEVYEFLIIRDQDSEGRVVLSIRRLLVQQLWEKLTQQQADSEFLDVKVTGTNKGGVIVDVEGLRGFVPRSQLSQSEDLEALVGSTLSVSFLEVNPEKNKLVLSQKAAARSQAMGRLGLGQLVSGTIASLKPYGAFVNFDGVTGLLHINQISKNYVDSLPALLQVGQAIKAIVVNLDEARNRISLSTKVLEKYPGEVLKEFDTVMADAENRIQDVGKLLAESDS from the coding sequence TTGACCTTTTCTACCGAAGATTTTGCTCGTGCTTTGGCCGACCATGACTACACCTTTCAAACGGGTAGTACTGTGCGCGGAACTGTCATTGGTCATGGCTCAGAAGGCGCTTTCATCGAAATTGGGGGGAAATCAGATGCTTTCTTACCGTTGAAAGAGGCTGCACTCGGGCGGATTGAAAATTTAGAAGAGCGCTTACCTTTAGGTGAAGTATACGAGTTTCTGATTATTCGTGACCAGGATTCTGAAGGTCGGGTTGTTCTCTCTATTCGCCGGTTGCTAGTGCAGCAACTTTGGGAAAAGCTGACCCAGCAACAGGCCGATAGCGAATTTTTGGACGTGAAGGTCACTGGCACGAACAAAGGGGGCGTCATTGTCGATGTGGAAGGGTTGCGGGGCTTTGTGCCCAGATCGCAACTGAGCCAGTCAGAGGACTTAGAAGCGCTGGTGGGTAGTACGCTATCCGTGAGCTTCTTAGAGGTGAACCCTGAAAAAAACAAACTGGTGCTGTCTCAAAAGGCTGCGGCGCGATCTCAAGCAATGGGACGCTTAGGGTTGGGGCAGCTAGTTTCAGGGACAATAGCTAGTCTCAAACCCTACGGCGCTTTTGTTAATTTTGATGGCGTTACTGGGCTACTCCACATCAACCAGATCAGCAAAAATTACGTAGACTCGCTACCTGCTCTATTACAGGTGGGGCAGGCCATCAAGGCTATCGTTGTAAACTTAGACGAAGCGCGAAATCGTATCTCGCTATCAACCAAAGTTCTTGAAAAGTATCCGGGAGAAGTGCTGAAGGAATTTGATACGGTAATGGCAGATGCTGAAAACCGTATTCAAGATGTCGGTAAGTTGCTGGCTGAAAGCGATTCTTAA